In Mesorhizobium sp., one DNA window encodes the following:
- a CDS encoding isovaleryl-CoA dehydrogenase yields the protein MYTNTLNFGHGDDIDALRDMVRRFAQERIAPMAADIDRSNEFPAPLWQELGALGLLGITAEPDFGGSGMGYLAQVVAVEEISRASASVGLSYGAHSNLCVNQISRWGTAEQKARFLPALCSGEKVGALAMSESGSGSDVVSMRLRAEKRNDRYVLNGSKMWITNGPDAGTLVVYAKTDPERHSRGITAFVLDTSTPGFSVAQKLDKLGMRGSNTGELVFEDVEIPFENVLHEEGRGVEVLMSGLDYERVVLAAGPVGIMAACMDVVVPYVHERKQFGQPIGEFQLVQGKLADMYATMNACRAYVYSVAQACDRGETTRKDAAGCVLYAAEKATQVALDAIQLLGGNGYVNDYPTGRLLRDAKLYEIGAGTSEIRRWLIGREIMGEG from the coding sequence ATGTACACCAATACGCTCAATTTCGGCCACGGCGACGACATCGACGCGCTGCGGGACATGGTGCGCCGCTTCGCGCAGGAACGCATCGCCCCGATGGCTGCGGATATCGACCGCTCCAACGAATTCCCCGCACCTCTGTGGCAGGAACTCGGAGCCCTCGGCCTGCTCGGCATCACTGCCGAGCCGGACTTCGGCGGCTCCGGCATGGGCTACCTTGCCCAGGTCGTCGCTGTGGAGGAAATCTCGCGCGCCTCCGCCTCTGTCGGCCTGTCCTATGGCGCGCATTCGAACCTCTGCGTCAACCAGATCAGCCGCTGGGGCACGGCCGAACAGAAGGCGCGTTTCCTGCCGGCGCTGTGTTCCGGCGAGAAGGTCGGCGCGCTGGCGATGTCCGAGAGCGGATCTGGCTCCGACGTCGTGTCGATGCGGCTGCGCGCCGAGAAGCGCAACGACCGATACGTGCTCAACGGCTCCAAGATGTGGATCACCAACGGCCCCGACGCCGGCACGCTGGTCGTCTACGCCAAGACGGATCCGGAACGGCATTCGCGCGGCATAACTGCCTTCGTCCTCGACACGTCCACGCCCGGTTTCTCGGTCGCCCAGAAGCTCGACAAGCTGGGCATGCGTGGTTCCAACACCGGCGAACTGGTCTTCGAGGATGTCGAGATACCGTTCGAGAACGTGCTGCACGAAGAGGGACGCGGCGTCGAGGTGCTGATGAGCGGCCTGGACTACGAGCGGGTGGTCCTTGCCGCCGGTCCCGTCGGCATCATGGCCGCCTGCATGGATGTCGTCGTGCCCTACGTGCATGAGCGCAAGCAGTTCGGCCAGCCCATCGGCGAGTTCCAGCTCGTCCAGGGCAAGCTCGCCGACATGTATGCGACGATGAATGCCTGCCGCGCCTACGTCTATTCGGTCGCGCAGGCTTGCGACAGGGGCGAGACGACCCGCAAGGACGCCGCCGGCTGCGTGCTCTATGCGGCGGAGAAGGCGACGCAGGTCGCGCTGGACGCGATCCAGCTTCTCGGCGGCAACGGCTACGTCAACGACTACCCCACCGGCCGCCTGCTGCGCGACGCCAAACTCTACGAGATCGGTGCGGGAACGAGCGAGATCAGGCGCTGGCTGATCGGAAGGGAGATCATGGGAGAGGGCTAG
- a CDS encoding type II toxin-antitoxin system VapC family toxin, whose amino-acid sequence MADFVFDASAVLAIAFKEPGADNAIARMSGASISSVNYSEAGVKLIDKGFGTEEAFQWLDALRFEVFQFDKDFAIRAASLRGVARQKRLSFADRACLALTIARGAIAVTTDRAWTTLDLPCAVELIR is encoded by the coding sequence ATGGCTGACTTCGTCTTTGATGCATCGGCCGTTCTCGCCATCGCCTTCAAGGAGCCCGGCGCGGACAACGCCATCGCCCGAATGTCCGGCGCTTCGATCTCGTCCGTCAACTATTCGGAGGCCGGCGTTAAACTCATCGACAAGGGCTTCGGAACGGAAGAGGCTTTCCAATGGCTCGACGCGTTGAGATTCGAGGTTTTTCAGTTCGACAAGGACTTCGCCATTCGCGCCGCTTCTTTGCGCGGGGTCGCCAGGCAGAAGCGCCTGTCCTTCGCCGACCGAGCCTGCCTTGCGCTGACAATCGCGCGTGGCGCTATTGCGGTCACGACCGACCGCGCCTGGACGACACTTGACTTGCCCTGCGCGGTCGAACTCATTCGCTAG
- a CDS encoding helix-turn-helix domain-containing protein: MKKVRFEEMRCSLARALDRIGDWWTPLIVRDVFIGVRRFDELVEDLGISRNLLAMRLSALVDGGLLEKRVYRARPERHEYMLTEAGRDLVPAILALTAWGDRWAAPREGVPMLMRHENCGTVFSPTVTCSNCGEPIRAEEVTLLPGPGGAAAVGTRVVARRLEHFR, translated from the coding sequence ATGAAAAAGGTCAGGTTTGAGGAGATGCGGTGTTCGCTGGCAAGGGCGCTCGACCGGATCGGTGATTGGTGGACGCCACTGATCGTACGCGACGTCTTCATCGGCGTACGTCGCTTCGACGAACTGGTCGAGGATCTCGGCATTTCCCGCAATCTGCTCGCCATGCGGCTTTCCGCACTGGTCGACGGCGGTCTTCTGGAAAAACGCGTCTATCGGGCGCGCCCCGAACGACACGAATATATGCTTACCGAGGCGGGGCGCGATCTCGTGCCGGCGATCCTGGCGCTGACGGCCTGGGGCGACAGGTGGGCCGCGCCGCGCGAAGGCGTGCCGATGCTGATGAGGCACGAGAATTGCGGGACAGTTTTCTCGCCGACCGTCACTTGTTCGAATTGCGGCGAACCGATCAGGGCGGAGGAGGTCACCCTGTTACCGGGACCGGGTGGAGCGGCGGCTGTGGGGACACGGGTCGTGGCGCGCAGACTAGAGCATTTCCGGTGA
- a CDS encoding nuclear transport factor 2 family protein: MYHAIIRSKIRNLFDAVNRGDAEPVLAAFARSFEHRFLGEDHALGGSRTSLDLTRQWYRRLYRLLPDIRFDLERIDVSGPPWNTAVIVDWHESNSGTDGIRTDNRGIHVIHLKWGKATRLVICPHTDGLVKTLDRLAAFGTAEAHAPPIVG; the protein is encoded by the coding sequence ATGTATCACGCGATCATCCGTTCGAAAATCCGCAACCTGTTCGATGCAGTAAACCGAGGCGATGCCGAGCCGGTATTGGCTGCGTTTGCCCGGAGCTTTGAGCACCGGTTCCTCGGCGAGGACCATGCGCTCGGCGGATCGCGCACCAGTCTCGACCTGACACGCCAATGGTACCGGCGGCTCTACCGCCTGCTGCCGGATATCCGGTTCGACCTGGAGCGGATCGACGTCAGCGGCCCGCCTTGGAACACGGCCGTGATAGTCGACTGGCACGAAAGCAACAGCGGTACCGACGGGATCCGCACCGACAATCGCGGCATCCATGTCATCCACCTGAAATGGGGAAAGGCGACGCGGCTCGTCATCTGCCCGCATACAGACGGGCTGGTGAAGACGCTCGACCGCCTCGCCGCTTTCGGCACGGCCGAGGCGCACGCGCCGCCGATCGTCGGCTGA
- a CDS encoding PcfJ domain-containing protein — translation MARSMMKRRQEAERQRNAAYEATLRRVFAAPRPAPDFDNALKEAKAGLFDAVLRPAHEWRPKLKTRDPGRLRLAAARHLFARYPVPAHLERIWLEPDGVEADEAMLRKRWYVAAARGDSLYKAGASQWLTRKEVHAFLNASGDLSFEQAFWLAIAGSTTDDPAIASRIARSKISRTPRTELGFWREAARFFCANPATVEEIDDLCDFIVAARERDRGFSLKGRTLASLRRLSAEWHRDMATIARIEAMRRRLADEKAMREARWAGSRLQDWTWQPPGKEAKARREEFVVAQLTSAEDLVAESRAMHHCVWSYAGKCIAGQASIWSLRHRSGKDVSRLLTIELDREDRAVQVRGFANRLASADERKILDRWAQARGVLL, via the coding sequence ATGGCACGCTCCATGATGAAGCGCCGGCAGGAGGCCGAGCGCCAGCGTAACGCGGCCTATGAGGCGACGCTGCGTCGCGTTTTCGCGGCTCCGCGTCCGGCGCCCGATTTCGACAATGCGCTGAAGGAGGCCAAGGCCGGCCTCTTCGACGCGGTCCTGCGGCCCGCGCACGAATGGCGGCCGAAGCTGAAGACGCGCGACCCCGGCCGGCTGCGGCTGGCCGCGGCGCGCCATCTCTTTGCCCGTTATCCCGTGCCGGCGCACCTGGAACGGATCTGGCTCGAACCCGACGGGGTCGAAGCGGACGAGGCGATGCTGCGCAAGCGGTGGTACGTGGCGGCGGCACGTGGAGACTCGCTCTACAAGGCCGGTGCGTCGCAGTGGCTCACGCGCAAGGAGGTGCATGCCTTTCTCAATGCCTCGGGCGACCTGTCGTTTGAGCAGGCGTTCTGGCTGGCGATTGCCGGCTCGACGACCGACGACCCGGCCATTGCATCGCGGATCGCCCGGTCGAAGATCTCGCGCACGCCGCGGACCGAACTCGGCTTCTGGCGCGAAGCGGCGCGCTTCTTCTGCGCCAATCCGGCGACGGTCGAGGAGATCGACGATCTTTGCGACTTCATCGTCGCGGCGCGCGAGCGCGACCGCGGTTTCAGCCTGAAGGGACGCACGCTCGCCTCGCTCCGGCGGTTGTCGGCCGAATGGCATCGCGACATGGCGACGATCGCCCGGATCGAAGCCATGCGCCGTCGCTTGGCCGACGAGAAGGCGATGCGCGAGGCACGCTGGGCGGGATCGCGTCTCCAGGACTGGACCTGGCAGCCGCCCGGCAAGGAGGCGAAGGCGCGGCGCGAGGAGTTCGTGGTTGCGCAGTTGACCAGCGCCGAGGATCTCGTGGCCGAAAGCCGCGCGATGCACCACTGCGTATGGTCCTATGCGGGCAAGTGCATCGCCGGCCAGGCCTCGATCTGGTCGCTCAGGCACCGCAGCGGCAAGGACGTGTCGCGGCTTCTGACGATCGAACTCGACCGCGAGGACCGGGCCGTGCAGGTCCGCGGCTTTGCCAACCGTCTGGCCTCGGCGGACGAGAGGAAGATCCTCGACCGCTGGGCGCAGGCGAGGGGAGTGCTGCTGTGA
- a CDS encoding AbrB/MazE/SpoVT family DNA-binding domain-containing protein, translated as MARPGFAEDQSGYDHGEGSLASVGYVRLKIDSAGRIVIPADMRAAMLVERGDTVTAQVVEGELRIVSRALIMRRIEEEAWRFKRTHPDAKFEDDLAEMRREDVRLDEDRWARVDREAGAARDAASRG; from the coding sequence ATGGCCCGACCAGGCTTCGCGGAAGACCAAAGCGGTTATGATCATGGCGAGGGCAGCCTAGCTTCGGTCGGCTACGTCCGTCTCAAAATCGACAGCGCCGGCCGGATCGTCATCCCGGCTGATATGCGCGCGGCCATGCTTGTGGAGCGCGGCGACACCGTCACCGCACAGGTGGTGGAGGGAGAATTGAGGATTGTCTCCCGTGCCTTGATCATGCGCCGGATCGAAGAGGAAGCGTGGCGATTCAAGCGCACCCATCCCGATGCGAAATTCGAGGATGATCTGGCAGAGATGAGGCGCGAAGACGTTCGGCTCGACGAAGACCGTTGGGCACGTGTCGACCGGGAGGCCGGGGCGGCGCGCGACGCGGCTTCGCGCGGCTGA
- a CDS encoding type II toxin-antitoxin system VapC family toxin produces the protein MPYVIDASVLMALLRREPGWEAAEARAEGAIMSAVNASEALMRSVEKGFTEATVLLLVADRQIAVAPFDADLAVSTARLRPATKRLGLSFADRACIATALRLDATIVTADRAWAGLDLPCAVELIR, from the coding sequence ATGCCATACGTCATCGACGCCTCGGTCCTCATGGCCCTCCTTCGCCGCGAACCTGGCTGGGAAGCCGCCGAGGCTCGTGCCGAGGGCGCCATCATGTCAGCGGTCAATGCCAGCGAGGCACTGATGCGCAGCGTCGAGAAAGGCTTCACGGAAGCGACTGTCCTGCTTCTGGTCGCTGATCGGCAGATTGCAGTTGCACCGTTCGATGCCGATCTTGCCGTTTCGACCGCGCGACTTCGGCCGGCTACGAAGCGGCTGGGTCTGTCCTTTGCCGATCGTGCCTGCATTGCCACCGCCCTCAGACTCGACGCAACAATCGTCACCGCTGACCGCGCCTGGGCAGGTCTCGACCTGCCCTGCGCGGTCGAACTGATCCGATAG
- a CDS encoding carboxyl transferase domain-containing protein yields the protein MPVLSSSVSPTSDTFRANADRMRSLVADIAAKAAIVERGGPEDQRERHVARGKLLPRERLAQLLDTAAPFLEIGQFAAWDMYGGEIASAGMIAGIGRIEGRECMVVVNDATVKGGTYYPLTVKKHLRAQEIARENNLPCIYLVDSGGANLPNQDEVFPDREHFGRIFFNQANLSAAGIPQIACVMGSCTAGGAYVPAMSDETIMVRNQATIFLGGPPLVKAATGEEVSAEDLGGAEVHTRLSGVADHYATDDAHALAITRRIVRNLNRKKAISLSLEKPSPPLHAPEEIYGIVPQDTRQPYDVREIIARIVDGSELDEFKANYGTTLVTGFARIHGLPVGIIANNGVLFSESALKGAHFIELCTQRKIPLVFLQNITGFMVGRKYEAGGIAKDGAKLVTAVATAKVPKVTMIIGGSFGAGNYGMCGRAYSPRFLWMWPNARISVMGGEQAATVLALVRREGIERKGGSWSTEEEAAFRAPILEKYEREGHPLYSSARLWDDGIIDPAKTREVLALSLSAALNAEMEETKVGVFRM from the coding sequence ATGCCCGTACTTTCCTCTTCCGTCTCCCCCACCTCCGATACCTTCCGCGCCAATGCGGATAGGATGCGGAGCCTCGTCGCCGACATCGCCGCCAAGGCGGCGATCGTCGAGCGCGGCGGCCCTGAGGACCAGCGCGAGCGGCATGTCGCGCGCGGCAAGCTGTTGCCGCGCGAGCGTCTCGCGCAACTCCTCGACACGGCCGCCCCCTTCCTCGAGATCGGCCAGTTCGCGGCCTGGGACATGTACGGAGGCGAGATTGCGTCGGCCGGCATGATCGCGGGCATCGGCCGGATCGAAGGCCGCGAATGCATGGTCGTCGTCAACGACGCCACCGTGAAGGGCGGTACCTATTACCCGCTGACGGTGAAGAAGCACCTGCGCGCGCAGGAGATCGCGCGCGAAAACAACCTGCCCTGCATCTACCTGGTCGATTCCGGCGGCGCCAACCTGCCCAACCAGGACGAGGTTTTTCCCGACCGCGAGCATTTCGGCCGCATCTTCTTCAACCAGGCCAATCTCTCGGCCGCCGGAATCCCGCAGATCGCCTGCGTCATGGGTTCTTGCACCGCAGGCGGTGCTTATGTGCCGGCGATGTCCGACGAGACGATCATGGTGCGCAACCAGGCGACCATCTTCCTCGGCGGTCCGCCACTGGTGAAGGCCGCTACCGGCGAGGAGGTCTCGGCCGAGGATCTCGGCGGTGCCGAGGTCCACACCCGCCTCTCCGGCGTCGCCGACCATTACGCGACCGACGACGCGCACGCGCTCGCCATCACTCGGCGGATCGTGAGAAACCTGAATCGGAAGAAAGCGATAAGCCTCTCGCTTGAGAAACCGAGTCCGCCGCTTCACGCACCGGAGGAGATCTACGGCATCGTGCCTCAGGACACGCGCCAGCCCTACGACGTGCGCGAGATCATCGCCCGCATCGTCGACGGGTCAGAGCTCGACGAGTTCAAGGCGAATTACGGCACGACGCTGGTCACCGGCTTCGCGCGCATCCACGGCCTGCCGGTCGGGATCATCGCCAACAATGGCGTGCTGTTTTCCGAGAGCGCGCTCAAGGGCGCCCATTTCATCGAGCTGTGCACGCAGCGCAAGATCCCGCTGGTCTTCCTGCAGAACATCACCGGCTTCATGGTCGGGCGTAAATACGAGGCCGGCGGGATCGCCAAGGACGGCGCCAAGCTGGTGACGGCCGTCGCTACCGCAAAAGTGCCGAAGGTCACGATGATCATCGGCGGCTCGTTCGGCGCCGGCAATTACGGCATGTGCGGCCGCGCCTACTCTCCCCGTTTCCTGTGGATGTGGCCCAACGCACGCATCTCGGTAATGGGCGGCGAACAGGCCGCCACCGTGCTGGCGCTGGTGCGGCGCGAAGGCATCGAGCGCAAGGGCGGCTCATGGAGCACCGAGGAGGAAGCCGCCTTCCGCGCCCCGATCCTCGAGAAATACGAGCGCGAAGGCCACCCGCTCTACTCTTCCGCCCGTCTGTGGGACGACGGCATCATCGACCCGGCGAAGACGCGCGAGGTGCTGGCGCTCAGCCTGAGCGCGGCATTGAA